In the bacterium genome, one interval contains:
- a CDS encoding histidine phosphatase family protein, with translation MVSSFLPRSSLIRGAILFFETHATSVDNEQGIASGWHDAELSTSGCTQAVELGGRYAREDLAAVLCSDLQRSYRTAEIAFGERGLPLLRDARLRECDYGAWTRRPRDQVDAERVRHITEPFPGGESYTQVAARTRDLLNDVLRDWAGRRVMIVGHRGTWYSLEHVVKGKPLADAVAAPWIWQPGWVYSIAR, from the coding sequence ATGGTAAGTTCTTTCTTACCACGATCCTCTCTTATCAGAGGAGCCATTCTCTTTTTCGAAACGCACGCCACTTCCGTTGACAATGAGCAAGGAATCGCCTCGGGATGGCATGACGCGGAACTCTCCACGAGTGGCTGCACTCAAGCCGTGGAGCTTGGGGGTCGATACGCCCGCGAGGACTTGGCCGCCGTCCTCTGCTCTGACCTCCAGCGTTCCTACCGAACGGCGGAAATCGCCTTTGGTGAGCGCGGCCTGCCTCTGCTTCGAGACGCCCGGCTTCGGGAGTGTGACTATGGAGCATGGACCCGGCGGCCTCGCGATCAGGTCGACGCTGAGCGGGTCAGACATATTACCGAGCCATTCCCGGGTGGCGAGAGCTATACGCAGGTGGCGGCGCGAACGCGGGACCTGCTGAACGACGTGCTGCGGGATTGGGCGGGCCGGCGCGTGATGATCGTTGGGCATCGTGGTACCTGGTACAGTCTGGAGCACGTGGTGAAAGGAAAGCCGCTCGCAGACGCCGTCGCCGCCCCTTGGATCTGGCAGCCTGGATGGGTCTACTCTATCGCACGATGA